In the genome of Marinomonas algicola, the window ATCAGATGAAGGCAATTCCTATCATTTAACCAAAGAAGGTGGTCATAGCCATAGACGGATCATTCATGCGGCCGATGCGACAGGCCAAGCCATTTCGTCTACCTTGATACACAATGCAACACAGCACCCAAACATAGATTTTTTCCCAGACCAGGTGGCGATAGATATTATCACGACAGAAAAGCTGAAGATAAAAGGAGAAAATCGAGCATTAGGTGTCTATGCGCTTAACTTGGCAACAGACGAAGTAAATGTCTTCAGTGCAGGAAGAATTGCCTTAGCGACAGGAGGCGCAAGTAAAGTCTATCTTTATACAAGCAACCCAGATACCGCATCAGGAGACGGTATTGCTATGGCGTGGCGAGCAGGTTGTCGTGTGGCGAATTTGGAATTTAATCAGTTTCATCCGACTTGTTTATACGATGCCAAAGCAAAAACCTTTTTGGTGTCAGAAGCCGTTCGTGGCGAAGGGGGGAAATTACGTTTACCTGATGGCAGTGCATTTATGCACAAATTTGACTCAAGAGAAGAGCTTGCACCAAGAGACATTGTGGCCCGAGCAATTGATCATGAAATGAAGCGCCTTGGCGTTGATCATGTTTTGCTCGATATTTCTCATAAGGGCAGTGCCTTTATAAAAACCCATTTCCCGACTATTTACGAGCAATGTGTGCGGTTTGGCTATGACATGACAAAAGAGCCAATTCCCGTTGTTCCAGCCGCCCATTACACCTGCGGTGGAGTGATGGTTAATCAATTTGGACATACCGACCTTAAACACCTCTACGCTATTGGAGAAACGTCTTACACAGGTCTTCACGGTGCGAATCGCTTAGCAAGCAACTCATTATTAGAATGCATTGTCTATGCTCGATCAGCGGCGCAACACATGCTATCTCATCCTGTTCTACCTAAACCCCAATTCGCCATTCCAGCTTGGGACGATAGCCAGGTAAAAGACTCAGATGAGGACGTGGTGATTGCCCACAACTGGCAAGAACTTCGACAATTCATGTGGGACTACGTAGGTATTGTACGAACCAATAATCGGCTTTTAAGAGCAAAACACCGCGTGGATTTATTACTCTCTGAGATTGACGAGTTTTACAGTAACTATAAAATCAGTAGTGATCTCATTGAATTACGAAATTTAGCTAATGTCGCCGACCTCATTATTCGATCTGCGATGGACCGTCAGGAAAGTCGAGGTTTGCATTTCACCTTGGATTATCCAGAGACAAAGCCCGAAGCGAGACCAACCATTTTAACGCCTGAAAATAAAGCACATCATTAACGCTTACTTTTGTTCGCGGTTAATCTTACTTGCCTTGCAGCAAAAGATTGAAGTGTTCGATATTGAGCAAAAGACAAGGCATCGCGCGGAATCAGAAATCGAGTACGTTTATTAGGCTGAATAGGTTTCTTTATTAACCTATTAATCGTACCAATCAATGTCTGAATGAAGACGTTTTTCGCTGTGGATTCATAATAGGCGTATAAACAAAGATTGCCATACTGCTCGAAGTAAAGAGGGTATTTGGTAGCTGTGCCCTTAGAGCCTTGCCGAGAGACTCGTTTTCCTCTAAAAAAGATAGGTGCTGGCGACTTCACACAATACGCTTGGTCACCATTTAATAAGATAGTTATCGGCGAAGCCCCCCACCAATACTTTATATAGAGCAGGCAGAGAAACAAGCAAACACCGCTTAAGAACCAAAAAATATGATCCGAGAGCATCAATGTACTGCCGTATAACAACACACCTATTAGAGGTAAAAGTGTTGTTATCAAGACACCAAAAGAAGGTCTAAGAGTGATAGTTTTCAGGCTGTACTCGCTCAACGATCAATTTTACAATACGCGCTAGATCCGGATCATTTGGCACCTCTTTTTGCATAAACCAAATAAATATGTCTTGATCCTCACATTCTATTAGTTTTCGAAAGCAACGTTTTTCTTCCTCGTCTAGAGTTTCAAACACCTCGTCCATGAAAGGTTCCAGTAGTAGGTCAAGCTCTAGCATTCCGCGGCGGCAATGCCATTTCAAACGATTAAATTCCATGGACTTTTCGACTTCATTCATCACATCACCTCAGAAAAAATAATGGCCACATTATATCCTTTGCATTCTTTACAGCAAACTTTTCATCAAAACGGTTAGATTATTTCTCACTTTATAATGATATTGCCATTACTTGATAAATTCATGAGGGTGAGATATTGAATTATTATAATTTGACGCCAACAACTGTGTATTAAGCGAACGTATTCGCACATTAATTCAATAAGGTTAAATGTACCTCTATGAACGATCTATTCACCTCACTCAAAGATGAATTCGTCTTCCCTTGTCTATCACAACGAAGAGATCTAGGTGTTCTTCAGTTTGAGGGCGTTGATTCAAGTAAGTTTTTACAAGGTCAAACCACTTGCGACCTAACAAATCTGACACCAGAGAATGCCCTATTAGGCGCAATATGTAACATTAAAGGCCAAGTCGTTAGCAGCTTTTACTTAATCCATTATGCAGACTGTATTTTTATGGTACTGAGCCAGGATTTAGTCGAAAAAACCCAACTTCATTTAAAAAAATTTGCTGTTTTTTTTAAAACGTCCATTACAGACGTAACGGCTCAATTCACTATTCATAGTCTCTTTGATGTCGACTCATCTCTTTTGCATCCCACTCCACAAGTGCACAAGCCTTGTGTAATAAAAGACGATGGTATTTACGTTCAACTGCACACAGCCCCAATGACACATGGCATTGAACTACGTCCAATAAAAACGCTAAATAATGAAATGCATAAAGACCTCCCTCTCAGCCAAGCACAGGCCTTATTGAGTTTGTTTGCGGAACCCCTTATCACCTCAAAAGACAGTGAAAAATTCTTACCAAACATGCTTAACATGCAGTTCACCAATGGAATTAGCTTTAAAAAAGGCTGCTATACCGGGCAAGAAATTGTAGCCAGAGTCCATTATCGAGGGAAAACCAAAAAAAGGCTCTATCTTGCTTCACTAGAGCAACCGATTGACTTAACCAGTACGAGCCTACTCAATGAAAGTAAAAAGGAAGTTGGAGACATACTTGAGGTAAATAGGATTAACAACAAGAGTATTCTATTGGCGGTTATCAATATCAATGATACGGATACTCCACTAAATGTAAACGGCATTGAACTCAGATTACATTCACTTCCTTATTCAGTAGAGTAAAACACACCAAAGCATAGTGACATGTAAATTAAACACGACGTGTCCTATGCTTCCTCCCCTAGCTGCCAGTTAATGGGGTTTTTGCCATTATCGATTAAATAATTGTTTACCTTAGAGAAATGCTGACAACCAAAAAAACCTCGATAAACCGAAAGCGGTGATGGATGAACAGACTCAAGAACACAATGTTTATTACGATCTATCTTTTTACCCTTCTTTTGCGCATACGCTCCCCATAATAGAAAAACAACATGCTCATGCTCTGAATTAATCAGCGCTATCACTGCATCAGTAAATTTCTCCCAACCTTTGCCTTTATGGGAGTTAGGACAGCCCGCTTCAACCGTCATCACACTGTTTAAAAGCAGCACACCTTGTTGTGCCCAAGGTATTAAACAACCATGGCTAACCGTCTGAATACCTAAATCACTTGCTAACTCTTTATATATGTTAACTAACGATGGAGGTACCTTAACCGCTGGAGGTACAGAAAAAGACAACCCATGCGCTTGGTTTTCTCCATGGTAAGGATCCTGCCCTAGAATCACCACTTTCACATTATCAAACTTCGTGAATCGAAACGCTGAGAATACGTCTTCTTCTTTGGGATAAATAACCGCACCTTCTTGTTTTCGAGCGATTAAAAAATCAAACAGAGCGGTAAATTCATCAAAGTCAATGAGGTGACTTAACGGTTGTTGCCAATCATCTGGCAAAGATATCGAACTCATCACACATACTCACGTCTAAAAAAATTAACTTTTCATGCAATACTTTTGAACAATTGTAATAAAAAAGAATGTCTTCAGAGCCATCATTGGCAATAAAGTACTTTAATAGCATCCACGTCATTTCTCGAATTAAATACAAGGCATGATAATACTCTAGCGTATTCAATGTTTGTTCTACAGGTAAGCTAGAATCATAGTGATTAAGCAAAAATACAGTTTGCTCTCGAGTTAAATTATGGGACGACTTTATTACCGCTAAGTCAAACAAAGGGTCTCCCAATCCAACGTACTCCCAATCAATAACCCAAAACTTAGAAGGGTCAGCAAGACAGTTCTGAGGGTTTAAATCATTATGGCATAGACACTTTTTGTTTTCCGGGATTTTTGAGCTTAAAAATACGGCTATTCGATCTAATAAGTCGCATTGTTTTTGAAATAATGGATCCACATCAGGGTGATGGTATATTTGTTCAATATAATGTTTTATAACAACATTTAATGTATAGGCTTTTTTTGCTTTTTCTAGGCGATGAATAGACTTCAGTATTTCAGCTATTCTTTTAATGTCGCTATTTGTATGCACTATGTCCCATGCAAAAGTCGTCTGTTTTACAAAACAGCTCACCATATAGCCATCTTCTTTTAGCAGTAGAACAGGCGGTGAGAGCCCTAACTCAGTGACGAGAGGTAATATGGCTCTTTCATCTTCTCGATTAATTAAAAAACAGTCCTTATCCAAATCAGGGAGCCTAATAATGAACTTAGCGACCTTGTTATGCTTTAGAAGAAAGGTTTTATTTGAAAAGCCTCCTTCAATCTTTTCGACAGTTAATTGAGAAAGAGGTGGCAGTAAATGGGAAATTGGAGTTAAATTGTTGAATATTTCCTTCATTTGTAATCCTTTTATTGCCAGAAATGAATGCTACTGTAAAATGATAACAGCCATTTATTAGTCAATAAACAGACTTGAAGACCAACCATGATTAAACACGACGATATAATTCGAAAGATCCAAGAAAACCTGAATACACTCAGTAAATCCGAGAAAAAAGTGGCGGAAGCCATTTTAGCGGACCCTAAATCAGCGATTCATTCAAGTATTGCCAAACTCGCCGCTAAAGCCGAGGTAAGTGAGCCAACGGTAAACCGATTTTGTCGGAGTTTAATTGGCAGCGGTTTTCCTGATTTCAAAGTTGCGTTAGCTCAAAGCCTTGCGACAGGAACACCCTATGTGAATTTGAATGTGGAGCCTGATGATGCCCCAGGCGCTGTTACACATAAAATTTTCGAAGCGGCAAAGAACGACTTAACCAGAGCACAGTTACTTTTACCTGAAGCGCTAATCAGTCGAGCGGTTGATGTTTTAGCCCAAGCAAGACGAATAGAGTTTTATGGTTTGGGCGCATCTGGCCCAGTGGCACAAGACGCCCACCACAAATTTTTTAGATTGAACATGCCCGTTGTCGCATACACAGATATATTAGTGCAAAGAATGGCGGCCGCTGGAACACATCCTGGTGATGCGGTGGTGGTTATCTCCTATACAGGCAGAACACTTCCCCTTATTGAAACCGCACGAGTAGCTCGAGAAGCAGGCGCAACCGTCATAGGGTTAACCAATCCAAATTCACCGCTTACCGAGCACTGCTCAATTGTACTCCCTATCGAAGAGACAGAAGACACCGATATTTACACTCCCATGAGCTCTCGTATTGTCTATTTGACACTTATCGATGCTCTGGCAACTGGCGTACTTCTTAAGCGTGGACCTGAATTTAATGCGCACCTGAAAAAATTGAAATCAAGTGTCCAAGATACTCGTTTACCAAAAGATGAAAAATAACACATAAAAAAAGGGGAGCATAAGCTCCCCAAACACCCGAACTGATATAAGCAAACTCACTTAGATCAGTCATCAGAGGAAAAGGTTATTCAAATAGACTGCATGCGCCTTGCTCTGCACCACTCACTAATTTACGTTGGGCACCAAATAACTCTCGCCCCATACCTTGATACGATTGCGTCGTATCATAAACAGCAGACACTCTCGCGGCCAACTCTTCTGCCGACACAAGCAGCGCCAATTCTCCAGTAACAGAATCAACACGCACAATATCTCCGTCTTGTATTTTAGCGATTAAGCCGCCATCAACCGCCTCAGGCGTAAGATGAATTGCCGCAGGGACTTTACCGGAAGCGCCTGACATACGACCATCGGTTACTAGAGCCACTTTATAGCCTTGATCTTGAAGGTTACCTAAATAAGGGGTCAATTTATGCAATTCAGGCATACCCAATGCTTTCGGCCCTTGAAAACGTACAACCGCAACGCAGTCTTTCTTCAAAGAACCATCAGAGATAGCCGTAGCCAGTGAATTTTGATCATGGAATACAACAGCTGGAGCTTCAATAACGCGATGCTCAGGTTTAACAGCAGACACTTTTATTACCGCGCGTCCTAAATTTCCTTGCAATAATGACAGACCGCCTTCTGGACTAAAAGGGCGCTCAATAGGCCTCACAACATCAAGATCTAAGCTTTTATCTGTACCATCCTTCCAAACCAACTTATCATTTTCTAAGAAAGGCTCTTTTACATAATGCTGCAGCCCTTTACCAAGGATAGTATTCACATCTTCATGAACTAAACCGCCTTTTAATAACTGCTTTACAAGGAACCCCATTCCTCCAGCCGCATGGAAATGATTAATATCAGCTTGACCATTTGGGTACATCTTGGTTAAAGAAGGAACAACCTTGCTTAACTCCGAAAAATCATCCCACGTCACGATGATGCCAGCCGCTCTAGCAAAAGCAACAATATGCATGGTGTGATTTGTTGAGCCACCAGTAGCAAGCAAGCCAACTATGGCGTTCACAATCGTTTTCTCATCAACAATCTTGTATAAAGGTCTGTAATTGGGGCCAATTGCCGTAATTTTTGTGGATAATTGTGCCGCGTATTCAGTTAACGCTTCTCTTAACGGACTGTCAGGGTTAACAAATGAAGACCCTGGTAATTGCAGTCCCATCAACTCAACCAATAATTGATTTGAGTTTGCTGTTCCATAAAACGTACAAGTGCCTGCACTGTGGTAGGAAGAAGATTCCGCTTCTAACAATTCATCTCTTGATGCTTGACCTTGCGCATATCTCTGCCTAACGGCAGCTTTTTGAGCATTACTGATCCCGGAATGCATAGGACCGGATGGAATAAACAAGCTTGGTAAATGGCCGAATCTCAGAGCCGCAATCAATAATCCAGGTACAATTTTATCGCAGATACCTAAAAAAATAGCCGCGTCAAACATATTATGGGACAACGCTATAGCCGCCCCTTGAGCGATGTTATCACGGCTAAATAAGCTCAGCTCCATGCCATCTTGACCTTGAGTAACACCATCACACATAGCCGGTACGCCACCAGCAAATTGAGCAATAGACCCAACAGCATGAACCGCTTGTCGAATTTTATCTGGATAAGACTCGTATGGCTGGTGGGCTGATAACATGTCGTTGTACGAAGAGATGATGCCAATATTAGCTTCATCCAATAAGGTTAACTTTTGCTTATCTTTTGGGCTGCAAGCGGCAAAACCATGGGCCAAATTACCACATGATAATGCACCACGGTGAGGGCCTTGTTGCTGTGCTTTTTCCATGTCTGTCAAATATTGAGCTCGTAAAGACGTACTACGCTCAACAATCTTTTTTGTAACACTTATAACCGTAGGGTTCATCGATGACTCCAGGGAAGCAATTTAAGGCTAGCAAGCCGATAACTTATGTAATATTACAACACATTTAGGTAAAAAACGACCCAAAACAAGAAATAAACCACAAAAATATGTAATAAAACTACATACTTAAACTTTTTATCATTAATTCTTCACCTCCTTCCTCCTAAGAATCTCTTTTTCATGTATTATGAGAGAACAAAATCAGGTACAAACTAAAAAAAGTGCTTGTACTGATCAATGCGCATTCCTGAACAGGGAATACGTATTGATTAGAGCACTCTTTATGTAGTATTTTTACATCATTATTGACTTAGTTTGTGAATGACATGTTAATCAACAAAATTAATTTTACAATTTCACCAAATTTAAAGAGGTAGATATGACTATTAAAGTAGCGATAAATGGTTATGGACGAATTGGTCGTAACGTTCTAAGAGCGCTATACGAGTCAGGCAAAAGAGAACAAATCCAAGTTGTTGCGATCAATGACTTAGGTGATGCGAAAATCAATGCCCATTTAACAAAATACGATACGGTCCATGGCCGCTTCAATGCAGATGTCAATTTTGATGCCGATGCCCTTTATATTAATGAAGATAAGATCACCATCCTTTCTGAGCGCGACCCAGCAAAATTACCATGGGAAGAATTAAATGTAGATGTCGTTTATGAGTGCACCGGCTTCTTTACGACAAAAGACACCGCCAGCGCGCACATTACGGCAGGAGCGAAAAAAGTCATTATTTCAGCTCCAGGTAAACAAGTTGATGCAACTGTCGTATACGGTGTAAACCAAAATGTACTGACTTCCGACATGACGGTTATTTCTAACGCTTCATGCACAACAAACTGTTTAGCCCCTATCGCCAAGCCATTAAACGATGCGTTAGGCATTGAAAGCGGCTTAATGACAACTATCCATGCCTACACAAATGACCAACGTCTATCTGATG includes:
- a CDS encoding YgfZ/GcvT domain-containing protein — its product is MNDLFTSLKDEFVFPCLSQRRDLGVLQFEGVDSSKFLQGQTTCDLTNLTPENALLGAICNIKGQVVSSFYLIHYADCIFMVLSQDLVEKTQLHLKKFAVFFKTSITDVTAQFTIHSLFDVDSSLLHPTPQVHKPCVIKDDGIYVQLHTAPMTHGIELRPIKTLNNEMHKDLPLSQAQALLSLFAEPLITSKDSEKFLPNMLNMQFTNGISFKKGCYTGQEIVARVHYRGKTKKRLYLASLEQPIDLTSTSLLNESKKEVGDILEVNRINNKSILLAVININDTDTPLNVNGIELRLHSLPYSVE
- the gap gene encoding type I glyceraldehyde-3-phosphate dehydrogenase; its protein translation is MTIKVAINGYGRIGRNVLRALYESGKREQIQVVAINDLGDAKINAHLTKYDTVHGRFNADVNFDADALYINEDKITILSERDPAKLPWEELNVDVVYECTGFFTTKDTASAHITAGAKKVIISAPGKQVDATVVYGVNQNVLTSDMTVISNASCTTNCLAPIAKPLNDALGIESGLMTTIHAYTNDQRLSDVYHTDLYRARAAAMNMIPTQTGAAAAVGLVVPELAGKFDGMAVRVPTINVSLVDLSFLAPRETTAEEVNQIIEDAIAKDPVLAQVLCVNKDPLVSSDFNHSTYTSNFDATQTRVQGKLVKVMSWYDNEWGFSNRMLDNTIALMNAK
- a CDS encoding choline kinase family protein — protein: MKEIFNNLTPISHLLPPLSQLTVEKIEGGFSNKTFLLKHNKVAKFIIRLPDLDKDCFLINREDERAILPLVTELGLSPPVLLLKEDGYMVSCFVKQTTFAWDIVHTNSDIKRIAEILKSIHRLEKAKKAYTLNVVIKHYIEQIYHHPDVDPLFQKQCDLLDRIAVFLSSKIPENKKCLCHNDLNPQNCLADPSKFWVIDWEYVGLGDPLFDLAVIKSSHNLTREQTVFLLNHYDSSLPVEQTLNTLEYYHALYLIREMTWMLLKYFIANDGSEDILFYYNCSKVLHEKLIFLDVSMCDEFDIFAR
- the nadB gene encoding L-aspartate oxidase, with the protein product MSQQYHYDILIIGAGAAGLTLALELAKTHKVAMLTKGDIREGSTLYAQGGVAAVLSNKDTIESHIEDTITAGAHLGDPESIRFTVEHSKESIDWLIDQGVPFTRSDEGNSYHLTKEGGHSHRRIIHAADATGQAISSTLIHNATQHPNIDFFPDQVAIDIITTEKLKIKGENRALGVYALNLATDEVNVFSAGRIALATGGASKVYLYTSNPDTASGDGIAMAWRAGCRVANLEFNQFHPTCLYDAKAKTFLVSEAVRGEGGKLRLPDGSAFMHKFDSREELAPRDIVARAIDHEMKRLGVDHVLLDISHKGSAFIKTHFPTIYEQCVRFGYDMTKEPIPVVPAAHYTCGGVMVNQFGHTDLKHLYAIGETSYTGLHGANRLASNSLLECIVYARSAAQHMLSHPVLPKPQFAIPAWDDSQVKDSDEDVVIAHNWQELRQFMWDYVGIVRTNNRLLRAKHRVDLLLSEIDEFYSNYKISSDLIELRNLANVADLIIRSAMDRQESRGLHFTLDYPETKPEARPTILTPENKAHH
- a CDS encoding succinate dehydrogenase assembly factor 2, which translates into the protein MNEVEKSMEFNRLKWHCRRGMLELDLLLEPFMDEVFETLDEEEKRCFRKLIECEDQDIFIWFMQKEVPNDPDLARIVKLIVERVQPENYHS
- the edd gene encoding phosphogluconate dehydratase, which translates into the protein MNPTVISVTKKIVERSTSLRAQYLTDMEKAQQQGPHRGALSCGNLAHGFAACSPKDKQKLTLLDEANIGIISSYNDMLSAHQPYESYPDKIRQAVHAVGSIAQFAGGVPAMCDGVTQGQDGMELSLFSRDNIAQGAAIALSHNMFDAAIFLGICDKIVPGLLIAALRFGHLPSLFIPSGPMHSGISNAQKAAVRQRYAQGQASRDELLEAESSSYHSAGTCTFYGTANSNQLLVELMGLQLPGSSFVNPDSPLREALTEYAAQLSTKITAIGPNYRPLYKIVDEKTIVNAIVGLLATGGSTNHTMHIVAFARAAGIIVTWDDFSELSKVVPSLTKMYPNGQADINHFHAAGGMGFLVKQLLKGGLVHEDVNTILGKGLQHYVKEPFLENDKLVWKDGTDKSLDLDVVRPIERPFSPEGGLSLLQGNLGRAVIKVSAVKPEHRVIEAPAVVFHDQNSLATAISDGSLKKDCVAVVRFQGPKALGMPELHKLTPYLGNLQDQGYKVALVTDGRMSGASGKVPAAIHLTPEAVDGGLIAKIQDGDIVRVDSVTGELALLVSAEELAARVSAVYDTTQSYQGMGRELFGAQRKLVSGAEQGACSLFE
- the ung gene encoding uracil-DNA glycosylase — encoded protein: MSSISLPDDWQQPLSHLIDFDEFTALFDFLIARKQEGAVIYPKEEDVFSAFRFTKFDNVKVVILGQDPYHGENQAHGLSFSVPPAVKVPPSLVNIYKELASDLGIQTVSHGCLIPWAQQGVLLLNSVMTVEAGCPNSHKGKGWEKFTDAVIALINSEHEHVVFLLWGAYAQKKGKKIDRNKHCVLESVHPSPLSVYRGFFGCQHFSKVNNYLIDNGKNPINWQLGEEA
- the hexR gene encoding transcriptional regulator HexR gives rise to the protein MIKHDDIIRKIQENLNTLSKSEKKVAEAILADPKSAIHSSIAKLAAKAEVSEPTVNRFCRSLIGSGFPDFKVALAQSLATGTPYVNLNVEPDDAPGAVTHKIFEAAKNDLTRAQLLLPEALISRAVDVLAQARRIEFYGLGASGPVAQDAHHKFFRLNMPVVAYTDILVQRMAAAGTHPGDAVVVISYTGRTLPLIETARVAREAGATVIGLTNPNSPLTEHCSIVLPIEETEDTDIYTPMSSRIVYLTLIDALATGVLLKRGPEFNAHLKKLKSSVQDTRLPKDEK